A single window of Gimesia chilikensis DNA harbors:
- a CDS encoding TolC family protein codes for MNRSLTQKEAEPKKPLVAALEKAEAKAQDRETDELDALEEEFISTVSLDSTDGSSDKSESIKLIDAEEQLYPSPLEPIQAPAVGEQAVLAGGMTVDQLEAIALENNPAIQELAATTQKAAGFREQVTTRPNPTVGYQAQQLADRGTDQHIAYVEREFVTGNKLELNNRVLNATLAAQLQELEAQRFRVRTDIQIRFYQALALQRQLDLIREFSEVAEKGVDFAQQRMEAGEGTRVDILQSKILLNEVQLTRRQTQARLAAVWREIAALSGVPEMEYSRLEGTLPSESGIVDWEGLASNIVTSSPEYAAAHDRISRAYAALERQEVQPIPNMTAQLGAGVDYGTNSGMLNLQIGVPLPLSNKNLGNIDAANAEICRAQMEALRIKNSIEERLAVVSKEYDTATAAIDLYSNDILPSAKESLDLANQAYQAGEVGFVQILLARKTFFDTNLKYVDAQAQLAGAQSKIDGFVLTGGLNSVRDDSGDSSLRDQTFSQQ; via the coding sequence ATGAACCGCTCCCTCACGCAAAAAGAGGCTGAGCCGAAGAAGCCACTCGTCGCCGCCCTTGAGAAAGCAGAGGCCAAAGCCCAGGATCGGGAAACGGATGAGCTGGACGCCCTGGAAGAGGAATTCATTTCCACCGTCAGCCTTGATTCGACCGACGGCAGCTCTGACAAATCGGAATCAATCAAGCTCATCGACGCCGAAGAGCAGCTGTATCCGTCGCCGCTGGAACCCATCCAGGCACCTGCTGTTGGGGAACAGGCCGTGCTTGCGGGGGGCATGACCGTGGATCAACTCGAAGCGATCGCCCTGGAAAACAACCCGGCCATTCAGGAACTGGCCGCCACAACGCAGAAAGCAGCCGGATTCCGGGAGCAGGTCACGACACGTCCCAACCCGACCGTGGGCTACCAGGCGCAACAGCTGGCCGACCGTGGGACCGACCAGCATATTGCGTATGTCGAACGGGAGTTCGTGACCGGGAACAAACTGGAATTGAATAACCGGGTGTTGAATGCCACCCTGGCAGCTCAGCTCCAGGAACTCGAAGCCCAGCGGTTCCGCGTCAGAACTGATATTCAGATTCGGTTCTACCAGGCACTGGCTCTGCAGAGACAGTTGGACCTGATCCGCGAGTTTTCAGAGGTCGCAGAAAAAGGGGTCGATTTCGCCCAGCAGCGGATGGAAGCCGGCGAGGGAACCCGCGTCGATATTCTGCAATCCAAGATTCTCTTGAACGAGGTTCAGCTGACAAGGCGACAGACGCAGGCCAGACTGGCTGCCGTCTGGAGAGAAATCGCCGCGTTGTCCGGTGTCCCCGAAATGGAATACTCGCGCCTGGAAGGAACACTGCCGTCTGAGTCGGGGATCGTCGACTGGGAAGGCCTGGCGTCGAACATCGTTACCTCCAGTCCGGAATACGCGGCAGCCCACGACCGGATATCCCGCGCCTATGCAGCCCTCGAACGACAGGAAGTTCAGCCCATTCCCAACATGACTGCACAGCTGGGGGCCGGGGTTGACTATGGTACCAACTCGGGGATGCTCAACCTGCAGATCGGCGTTCCTCTGCCACTCAGTAACAAGAACCTGGGGAACATCGACGCTGCGAATGCAGAAATCTGTCGTGCCCAGATGGAAGCCTTGCGCATCAAAAACTCGATCGAAGAACGCCTCGCCGTCGTCTCTAAAGAGTACGATACTGCAACCGCCGCCATCGATCTGTATTCGAACGACATTCTGCCTAGTGCCAAAGAGTCCCTGGACCTGGCGAATCAGGCTTACCAGGCGGGTGAGGTCGGCTTCGTACAGATCCTGCTGGCCCGAAAAACCTTCTTTGATACGAACCTGAAGTACGTCGATGCCCAGGCACAACTGGCCGGAGCCCAGTCCAAGATCGATGGTTTTGTACTGACCGGTGGCCTCAACAGCGTACGGGATGACAGCGGCGACTCCAGCCTGCGGGATCAGACCTTCAGCCAGCAGTAA